One genomic segment of Streptomyces sp. RerS4 includes these proteins:
- a CDS encoding cytochrome c biogenesis protein ResB, with translation MSTTDKASPEAPHTSTAEADADAAAGAQLSTAPVEDGPAAPVGIGVIGWARWFWRQLTSMRVALILLFLLSLGSIPGSLIPQTQVDALKVSDWKKQHEFWVPAAEKLQLFDVYSSVWFSAIYILLFVSLIGCIVPRTWQFVGQLTGRPPGAPRRLDRLPAYATWRTEKDPEEVLASAKAVLGGRRFRTQTRGNAVAAEKGYLREAGNLAFHIALIVMLVAFACGQLFKSEGGKLVLRGKGFANTLTQYDDFKSGSLFSSDDLPPFSFTLDRFDATFEKSGPQKGTPRDFKAYVTYSEGAHGEPRKAEIEVNKPLEIDGSKVYLLGHGYAPIISVTDPTGKVIYKDAVPMLPFDANLSSSGAVKVTDGYRNKNGDKEQLGFNAMFVPTFAGAGQGTMLSQFPALDFPVLALSAYHGSLGVDSGLPQNVYRLNTSKLQEFKDADGQLFKKRMLPGETMELPGGEGTVKFEGIERWATFSITQQPGNGLALAGAIVAIGGLAASLFIQRRRVWVRAVRGEDGVTVVEMAGLGRSESAKLPEELSVLSGALYERAPSPPAASTNPDAPDESDVPDEEVPANREGERG, from the coding sequence ATGAGTACGACCGACAAGGCGTCCCCCGAGGCGCCGCACACCTCCACCGCCGAGGCGGACGCCGACGCCGCGGCCGGCGCGCAGCTCTCCACGGCCCCCGTCGAGGACGGCCCCGCCGCGCCCGTCGGCATCGGCGTGATCGGCTGGGCCCGCTGGTTCTGGCGGCAGCTCACCTCCATGCGGGTGGCGCTGATCCTGCTGTTCCTGCTCTCCCTCGGCTCCATCCCCGGCTCCCTCATCCCGCAGACGCAGGTCGACGCGCTGAAGGTGTCGGACTGGAAGAAGCAGCACGAGTTCTGGGTGCCGGCCGCCGAGAAGCTCCAGCTCTTCGACGTCTACAGCTCGGTGTGGTTCTCCGCGATCTACATCCTGCTGTTCGTGTCGCTCATCGGCTGCATCGTCCCGCGCACCTGGCAGTTCGTCGGGCAGCTCACGGGCCGCCCGCCGGGCGCCCCCCGCCGCCTCGACCGGCTGCCGGCGTACGCGACGTGGCGTACGGAGAAGGATCCCGAGGAGGTCCTCGCCTCGGCGAAGGCCGTGCTCGGCGGGCGCCGCTTCCGGACGCAGACGCGCGGGAACGCCGTCGCCGCCGAGAAGGGCTACCTGCGCGAGGCCGGGAACCTGGCCTTCCACATCGCCCTGATCGTGATGCTGGTGGCGTTCGCGTGCGGGCAGCTCTTCAAGTCCGAGGGCGGCAAGCTCGTCCTGCGCGGCAAGGGCTTCGCCAACACGCTGACCCAGTACGACGACTTCAAGTCCGGCAGCCTCTTCTCCTCCGACGACCTGCCGCCGTTCTCCTTCACCCTCGACCGGTTCGACGCGACCTTCGAGAAGAGCGGCCCGCAGAAGGGCACCCCGCGCGACTTCAAGGCGTACGTCACCTACAGCGAGGGCGCGCACGGGGAGCCGCGGAAGGCCGAGATCGAGGTCAACAAGCCGCTGGAGATCGACGGCTCCAAGGTCTACCTGCTGGGCCACGGCTACGCGCCGATCATCTCGGTGACCGACCCCACCGGCAAGGTGATCTACAAGGACGCCGTGCCGATGCTGCCCTTCGACGCCAACCTCAGCTCCTCCGGCGCCGTCAAGGTCACCGACGGCTACCGCAACAAGAACGGCGACAAGGAACAGCTCGGCTTCAACGCCATGTTCGTGCCGACGTTCGCGGGCGCGGGCCAGGGCACGATGCTCTCGCAGTTCCCGGCCCTGGACTTCCCCGTCCTCGCGCTCAGCGCCTACCACGGCAGCCTCGGCGTCGACTCCGGCCTGCCGCAGAACGTGTACCGGCTGAACACCTCCAAGCTGCAGGAGTTCAAGGACGCCGACGGGCAGCTGTTCAAGAAGCGCATGCTGCCCGGCGAGACGATGGAGCTGCCCGGCGGTGAGGGCACCGTCAAGTTCGAGGGCATCGAGCGCTGGGCGACGTTCTCGATCACCCAGCAGCCCGGCAACGGCCTGGCGCTGGCCGGTGCCATCGTCGCCATCGGCGGCCTGGCCGCCTCCCTGTTCATCCAGCGCCGCCGCGTCTGGGTCCGCGCGGTGCGCGGCGAGGACGGCGTGACGGTCGTCGAGATGGCCGGCCTGGGCCGCAGCGAGTCCGCGAAGCTGCCCGAGGAGCTGTCGGTGCTGTCCGGCGCCCTGTACGAGCGGGCGCCGTCGCCGCCCGCCGCATCCACGAACCCCGACGCACCTGACGAATCCGACGTACCCGATGAAGAAGTCCCGGCGAACCGAGAAGGAGAGCGCGGATGA